The Daucus carota subsp. sativus chromosome 7, DH1 v3.0, whole genome shotgun sequence genome window below encodes:
- the LOC135147923 gene encoding protein FAR1-RELATED SEQUENCE 5-like gives MSNQNEDSSAQDVPHIESSESEHSYSDFDDESRETDEESEEEIGNVSECVYPNVPAPKVVTSPNGVKVWIPSCDDVYKPRTNQHFQTIEDAFLFYREYGRQGGFDVRKSGQKSNRRGNVVSKVIQCACSGSPTPSKSKAKNDMAGDSVQIRRTTSRRCLCQAHIVLKATGLRGFVVMGFVEDHNHPLAIGSENMFLRCNRSVSKIHQNFIMDCSRAKIGATRVYNIAKEMVGSYENIGATVSDFKNFSRDIKLGIGENDASLILDKFKVRRKASSNKFFYEYKMDREGHLTGLFWTDAIGQANYEIFGDIVSFDPTFRTNK, from the exons ATGTCTAATCAAAATGAAGATTCAA GTGCTCAAGATGTCCCTCATATTGAGAGTTCAGAATCTGAACATTCATATAGTGATTTTGATGATGAAAGTCGTGAGACTGATGAGGAAAGCGAGGAGGAGATTGGCAATGTCAGTGAATGTGTATACCCCAATGTTCCTGCACCCAAAGTTGTTACCTCCCCTAATGGTGTTAAAGTTTGGATTCCATCGTGTGATGATGTTTATAAACCACGAACAAATCAGCACTTTCAAACTATAGAAGATGCATTTCTATTTTATCGGGAATATGGGCGTCAAGGTGGATTTGATGTTCGCAAGTCCGGGCAAAAATCCAATAGAAGAGGCAATGTGGTGTCCAAAGTCATTCAATGTGCTTGTAGTGGCTCTCCTACTCCTAGCAAATCAAAAGCTAAAAATGATATGGCTGGAGATAGTGTTCAGATTAGAAGAACTACGTCCCGTAGATGTCTATGTCAAGCTCACATTGTACTGAAAGCCACTGGTCTTAGGGGTTTTGTTGTCATGGGTTTTGTGGAAGATCATAATCATCCCTTAGCAATTGGATCGGAAAATATGTTTTTGAGATGTAACCGTAGTGTATccaaaattcatcaaaattttattatggatTGTTCTCGAGCAAAGATTGGTGCAACACGAGTGTATAATATAGCCAAGGAGATGGTTGGGTCGTATGAGAACATTGGTGCCACGGTTTCGGACTTCAAAAATTTTTCAAGAGATATTAAACTTGGGATTGGAGAAAATGATGCTAGTTTGATACTTGACAAATTTAAAGTGCGAAGGAAGGCATCTAGTAATAAGTTTTTTTATGAATACAAGATGGATCGAGAAGGACACTTGACTGGCCTTTTTTGGACGGATGCAATTGGTCAAGCTAATTATGAGATTTTCGGTGACATTGTTTCATTTGATCCAACGTTCCGCACAAACAAGTAA